The stretch of DNA ACGCATATTGTGTTTTCTGGCTTGTGTTTCTTGGCAGCGATCTGGCATTGGGTATATTGGGACCTAGAAATATTCTCTGATGAGCGGACGGGAAAACCCTCTTTGGATTTTCCCAAGATCTTTGGAATTCATTTATTTCTTGCAGGGGTGGCTTGCTTTGGCTTTGGGGCATTTCATGTAACGGGTTTGTATGGTCCTGGGATATGGGTATCCGATCCTTATGGACTAACTGGAAAAGTACAAGCTGTAAATCCAGTGTGGGGTGCAGAAGGTTTTGATCCTTTTGTTCCGGGGGAAATAGCTTCTCATCATATTGCTGCGGGTACATTGGGTATATTAGCGGGCTTATTCCATCTTAATGTCCGTCCGCCTCAACGTCTATATAAAGGATTACGTATGGGCAATATTGAAACTATACTTTCCAGTAGTATCGCTGCTGTTTTTTTGCAGCTTTCGTAGTTGCTGGAACTGGTATGGGTCAGCAACAACCCCAATCGAATTATTTGGGCCTACTCATTATCTGTGGGATCAGGGATACTTTCAGCAAGAAATATATCGAAGAGTTAGCAATGGTTTAGCCGAAAATCTTAGTTTATCAGAAGCTTGGTCTAAAATTCCCGAAAATTAGCCTTTTATAATTATATTGGTAATAATCCGGCAAAAGGGGGATTATTCAGAGCAGGCTCAATGGACAATGGGGATGGAATAGCTGTTGGATGGTTAGGACATCCTGTCTTTAGAGATAAAGAAGGACGTGAGCTTTTTGTACGCCGTATGCCTACTTTTTTTGAAACATTTCCGGTTGTTTTGGTAGATGAACAAGTAGGTGTAACGGTGGAGTTCTATGGTGGCGAACTTAATGGAGTAAGTTATGCTGATCCTGCTACTGTAAAAAAATATGCGAGGTGTTCTCAATTAGGGGAAAATTTTGAATTAGACCGGGCTACTTTGAAATCTGATGGTGTTTTTCGCAGCAGTCCAAGGGGTTGGTTCACTTTTGGTCATGCTACCTTTGCTTTGCTCTTCTTTTTTGGACACATTTGGCATGGCGCTAGAACATTGTTCCGAGATGTTTTTGCTGGTATTGCTCTAGATTTGGATGCTCAAGTGGAATTTGGAACATTCCAAAAAGTGGGAGATCCAACTACAAGGAAACAGGCAGTCTGATACACATTGTTATAGTATCTTTCACCTCTCTTTTTTGATTTGACATGGGAAACATCTCCCATCCTTTCTTTGACTCTTTTTCTTCCCAAATGAGATGGGAGAATTTTTTTTGATTCTGAATCCAGCAGTGGTTGATTGAAATTGAGAGAATAAGCTAAATAATTTTGACTTCACTTTTTTTGATTCTGAAATCGCCGGAAATACTAAGCCTACTAAAGGCACGAAAATAGAAGGTAAGTTTAAATCCGTCATGGAATAGGTGTCTCAATTCAAATTTACTATTTCTATCTAGTCGAAAAATATCTTAAGATTATTATGATATACTTAAGTATATCTATTATAAGGAATATTGACTATTGTAttgtattttttatttttagtttgaAAAATATTCTGTAAAAAAATGAAAGGATAATAAGAAAATTCCAAAAAAGGAGAACTAATTAAAAagattttatttttattttcccATCCTCATGGCCTTTCTATCTTTCTaatctaatttgaaattggattcAAAAGAAAGCGGTTAGAATTTACTTCCTGCATACATACTTCTCTAGAAGCGCATACAATAACGCGTGGTAAAGGCGGAAAAATAGTATATTCAATCAAAATCAAAGGGCAAATTATTTTacctacaatagatcccctactACCCTCTTAGACTTTAAAAGGCGATATACCACCCAAAGAAAGGGTATGAAAATGCCGGGTGGAGTTAGCTTTTCGACGAAGACCCGTCCCGTGCAGCGAAGCCCTGTTAGTAAGACCCCCCGCAATAATGGATTATAGAAGAATATTATTCCAAATACTCCTTTGGACGCATATAGTAGCATTGGGGTTCCGAATATTTTTTATTTATGAATATGAACAGAAAAAATTCATTGTATCGTTGGGTCGGAGCGGAGGTTTGGTCCAGAAAAATTAGAAACAAAACGTCTACTCTACCGCATTGAAGTCTATAGCGCTGTATTTGCACGAAAGTATAATTCTTACCATCAGGATACGATCCTTTCTTTCAAACTAAACGTCTCTACGATGGGTCCAGGTTCTATGTCCAATCCCAAATCAAGGATTTCTCGCTCTTGATTGGAGTCATAAACTAAAAAAACTACCTTTTATCCTTTTTCTCAAGGTTATAGAAAACTTCCTTATCTAGTTCTAGCATTTTGAAAAAAATGCTTCTTTTTTTACACACAGTTCGAGTCACTTGTTGACTCACGATTACGCCTGTTAAAAGTTTCAAACGTCCTCTTTTTTGAAATTGAAAGAGAGTCCTATAAAAAGGTCTAACTTCCAAACTATGTCTTTTTTCATTCATTCTCCTTTAGTTTTTTTCTCTATCTAGAAGTGGAATAGAATAACCCGGTTGAAGGGTAATGATCATACGTCTGTAATGCATTGTATGGCCCAGAATAGGTCCTATTCTTCTACCTTTTCCAGGTAGTCCATGGCTATTCACAGCTACCACCTTAACACCAAAGAAGAGTTCGACCCAATGCTTTATTTCTGTCTTAGTGAGTCCCGATTCGACATTAAAAGTATATTGATTCTTTCCCAATAAACGAAGACTTTTTTCTATAAATACTGTGTATTTGATTCCATTATCATTATCATATGATAATACTATATTTtattattttattattttatttgtattTCTTTATTGTATTATACCTTAATATATATATTCTAGATATATAGAATGGACGAATCTCGATTTGTCAAGTCTCATGATCATATCATGATCTATTTTTATTCGGCTCAATCTTTTTTAGAAAAAAAGATTGAGCCGAGTTTAATTGCAATCAGTTAGAAGAATAAAGAAGAATTACTGCATTTCATAActgatttttttctctttttatttcatttatgttttATTTATACCTTCTTTATCTTTAGTTTTATCTAGTTAATCAATAGTATCTAACGGCTCGAACTCGAATTTGATCGCCTTCCATACTTCACAAGCTGCGGCTAGTTCATGACTCCATTTGCAAGCTGCTCGGATAATTTCATTACCTTCGCGAGCAAGATCGCGCCCTTCGTTACGAGCTTGTACACAGGCTTCTAAAGCCACTCGATTAGCTGCTGCACCAGGTGCATTTCCCCAAGGATGTCCTAAAGTTCCTCCACCAAATTGTAATGCAGAATCGTCCCCAAAGATTTCGGTCAGAGCTGGCATACGCCAAACATGAATACCACCTGAAGCTACCGGTATAACACCTGGCATGGATACCCAGTCCTGAGTGAAAAAGATACCGCGAGCACGATCTTTTTCAATAAAATCATCGCGCAATAAATCAACAAAACCTAAAGTCATTTCGCGTTCCCCTTCTAACTTACCTACTACTGTACCGGAGTGGATATGATCTGCACCAGACATATGCAATGCTTTAGCTAATACACGGAAATGCATACCATGATTTTTCGGTCTATCAATAACTGCATGCATTGCATGGTGAATGTGAAGAAGTAGGCCATTGTCGCGGCAATAATGAGCCAAAGTAGTATTTGCGGTGAATCCCCCAGTTAAGTAGTCATGCATTACATTAGGAACCCCTAATTCTCTTGCAAATACAGCTCTCTTAATCATTTCTTCACATGTACCCGTAGTCGCATTCAAGTAATGCCCCTTGATTTCACCGGTTTCGGCCTGTGATTCATAAATAGCTTTGGCACAAAAGACAAAACGGTCTCTCTGGCGCATAAATGGTGACtcctactcccaccgagagttggattccccccttccctagttggactaggagtggaaggaaaggggagagagggggaaggaaaggggggctagCCCCCACCCAATCCGGATTGGGCTTGAGGGGGTGCGCCCCTCCtaggcctccctctcttctctcccagtatggcccaataaggcccatatacctctcggggggttccggtaacctcctggtgctccggtatatgcccgaactcacctAGAACCATTCCGACGaccaaatatagtcatccaatatatcgatctttatgtctcgaccattttgagactcctcttcatgtccgtgatcatatctgggactccgaactaccttcggtacatcaaaacacacaaactcataataccgattgccaccgaacgttaagcgtgcggaccctacgggttcaagaactatgtagacatgagccagacacgtctctggtcaataaccaatagcagaacctagatgttcatattggctcccacatattctacgaagatctttatcggtgaaaccgcataacgatatacgttgttccattgtcatcggtatgttacttgcccgagatttgatcgtaggtatctcaatacctagttcaatctcgttaccagcaagtctctttactcgttccgtaattctacatcccgtaactaagtcattagctacattgcttgcaaggcttatagtgatgtacattaccgagagggcccagagatacctctccgacaattggagtgacaaatcctaatcttgatctatgccaactcaataaacactatcagagacacctgtagagcacctttataatcacccagttacattgtgacgtttggtagcacacaaagtgttcctccggtattcgggagttgcatgatctcatagtcataggaacatgtataagttatggagaaagcaatagcaacaaactaaatgatcatcatgctaagataatggatgggtcaagtcaatctcatcattctctaatgatgtgatcctgttaatcaaatgacaactcatgtatatggttaggaaacataaccatcattgattcaacaagctagtcaagtagaggcaaactagtgacactatgtttgtatatgtgttcacacatgtactaagttttaggttaatacaattctagcatgaataataaacatttatcatgatataaggaaatataaataacaactttattattgcctctagggcatatttccttcagtctcccacttgcactagagtcaataatctagattacattataatgattctaacacccatggagtcttggtgctgatcatgttttgctcgtgagagaggctcagtcaacgggtctgcaacattcagatctatatgtatcttgcaaatctctatgtctccctccttgacttgatcgcggatggaattgaagcgtctcttgatgtgcttggttctcttgtgaaatctggattcctttgctaaggcaat from Triticum urartu cultivar G1812 chromosome 3, Tu2.1, whole genome shotgun sequence encodes:
- the LOC125544104 gene encoding ribulose bisphosphate carboxylase large chain-like gives rise to the protein MRQRDRFVFCAKAIYESQAETGEIKGHYLNATTGTCEEMIKRAVFARELGVPNVMHDYLTGGFTANTTLAHYCRDNGLLLHIHHAMHAVIDRPKNHGMHFRVLAKALHMSGADHIHSGTVVGKLEGEREMTLGFVDLLRDDFIEKDRARGIFFTQDWVSMPGVIPVASGGIHVWRMPALTEIFGDDSALQFGGGTLGHPWGNAPGAAANRVALEACVQARNEGRDLAREGNEIIRAACKWSHELAAACEVWKAIKFEFEPLDTID